The Raphanus sativus cultivar WK10039 chromosome 2, ASM80110v3, whole genome shotgun sequence DNA segment CAGCGCCGCAGTCACCGTGGCACTCGCCAATTCCTTACCTCTTCGGCGGTTTAGCTGCGATGCTGGCTCTCATCACCTTTGCTCTGCTCATCCTCGCCTGTTCTTACTGGCGCCTGTCTTTCTCAGGCGCAGAAGATGGTCAGAGCGGTGGAGCGGAGGACGAAGAGAAAGAGAGCCGGTCTGGGGACAAGGCGGCGAATGGAGGGTACGAGGAGAAGTTCCTGGTTATAATGGCGGGAGACAACATGCCGAGGTTTATCGCGACGCCGGCAATGAAAAAGTGTACTTGCGGTGTTCACGAGGGTAAAATGGTAGTTTCTCAGGAGGATAATGCTGTTGCCGACGAGGAGAAGAAGATTGGAGAAAACGAAGCCAAAGTGAAAGATACTGGAGAGCCAACAACAAGCCACTAAGCTTTTCTTTctagctttcttttttttttcttcctttttgagAGCTCTCTGGGAAATTTTCCTTCATATGTTTACTTGGAATGTAAACTCTACTAGAGAGCAAAATTTTGAGTTTTACTTTGGCTTgtaatgttttatctttttctatactaaatattttattccaAGTTTTATAACTTTTGAGGAAAAATTTGATCACTTTACCGGCACCAAACGATATACATATTCAGGTGTCATTTGGGTATAATTTCAACGTAGCTGCATATAATGGTTTTCGAAAAATGTAAACGTTGGTAAAAACGTCTTAAACGTAAAAGCAAAACGCAGACACAAATATATAATCTAAACCCTAGAAGTTTTCCTTCTTTTGCTTGTATTGGCAAGTGACAATTTAGTATGTTgtaattattttcatttcattaaaacctaatatgtaattatttattaatatttagaatTATTTTAAAGTGAAAATGCCG contains these protein-coding regions:
- the LOC108828775 gene encoding protein GLUTAMINE DUMPER 1 produces the protein MRPLSVRSMLQEVAMHTTSASPSSSADHRAAPQSPWHSPIPYLFGGLAAMLALITFALLILACSYWRLSFSGAEDGQSGGAEDEEKESRSGDKAANGGYEEKFLVIMAGDNMPRFIATPAMKKCTCGVHEGKMVVSQEDNAVADEEKKIGENEAKVKDTGEPTTSH